A region of Mycolicibacterium brumae DNA encodes the following proteins:
- a CDS encoding PhoH family protein, which translates to MGSGKFGPARKKPPREAVKTYVLDTSVLLSDPWAITRFAEHEVVVPLVVISELEAKRHHHELGWFARQALRLFDDLRLEHGRLDQPIPIGADGGTLHVELNHQDPAVLPAGFRNDTNDSRILCCAANLAAEGKQVTLVSKDIPLRVKAGAVGLDADEYRAQEVVTSGWTGMAELDIASDDISRLFAEGELDLMEARDLPCHTGVRLLSGSSSALGRVNADKKVQLVRGDREVFGLRGRSAEQRVALDLLLDESVGIVSLGGKAGTGKSALALCAGLEAVLERRTQRKVVVFRPLYAVGGQELGYLPGSESEKMGPWAQAVFDTLEGLASPEVLDEVASRGMLEVLPLTHIRGRSLHDSFVIVDEAQSLERNVLLTVLSRLGAGSRVVLTHDVAQRDNLRVGRHDGVAAVIEKLKGHPLFAHITLMRSERSPIAALVTEMLEEISPAALP; encoded by the coding sequence TTGGGTTCTGGAAAGTTCGGACCTGCGCGCAAGAAACCGCCCCGAGAAGCCGTCAAGACCTATGTGCTCGACACGTCGGTCCTGCTGTCGGATCCCTGGGCCATCACTCGGTTCGCCGAGCACGAAGTAGTCGTTCCTCTGGTTGTGATCAGCGAACTGGAAGCCAAACGACATCACCACGAACTGGGTTGGTTCGCCCGGCAGGCGCTGCGCCTGTTCGACGATCTGCGCCTGGAACACGGCCGGCTGGACCAGCCGATCCCGATCGGCGCCGACGGCGGCACCCTGCACGTCGAGCTCAACCACCAGGACCCCGCGGTGCTGCCGGCCGGATTCCGCAATGACACCAATGACTCTCGCATCCTGTGCTGCGCGGCCAATCTGGCCGCCGAGGGCAAGCAGGTGACCCTGGTCAGCAAGGACATCCCGCTTCGGGTCAAGGCCGGCGCGGTCGGGCTGGACGCCGACGAGTACCGGGCCCAGGAAGTCGTCACCTCCGGCTGGACCGGGATGGCCGAGCTCGATATCGCCTCCGACGACATCTCGCGGCTGTTCGCCGAGGGCGAGCTGGACCTCATGGAGGCCCGAGATCTGCCGTGCCACACCGGCGTTCGACTGCTGAGCGGTAGTTCGTCCGCGCTGGGCCGGGTGAACGCCGACAAGAAGGTGCAGCTGGTGCGCGGTGACCGAGAGGTCTTCGGGCTGCGTGGACGCTCCGCCGAACAGCGCGTCGCGCTGGATCTGCTTCTGGATGAGTCGGTCGGCATCGTGTCGCTCGGTGGCAAGGCTGGTACGGGGAAGTCCGCCCTTGCACTGTGCGCAGGTCTGGAGGCCGTGCTGGAACGCCGCACCCAGCGCAAGGTCGTGGTGTTCCGGCCGCTGTACGCCGTCGGCGGTCAGGAACTCGGCTACCTGCCCGGCAGCGAGAGCGAGAAGATGGGCCCCTGGGCGCAAGCCGTCTTCGACACCCTCGAGGGGCTGGCCAGCCCGGAGGTGTTGGACGAGGTGGCCTCCCGCGGGATGCTCGAGGTGCTGCCGCTGACCCACATCCGCGGCCGTTCCCTGCACGACTCGTTCGTGATCGTCGACGAGGCGCAGTCGCTGGAGCGCAACGTGCTGCTGACAGTGCTGTCCCGCCTGGGCGCCGGCTCACGGGTGGTGCTCACCCACGACGTCGCCCAGCGTGACAACCTGCGAGTGGGCCGCCACGACGGCGTCGCCGCGGTGATCGAGAAGCTCAAGGGCCATCCCTTGTTCGCCCACATCACCCTGATGCGTTCGGAGCGTTCGCCGATCGCGGCGCTGGTCACCGAGATGCTGGAGGAGATCAGCCCCGCGGCGTTGCCGTAG
- a CDS encoding type IV toxin-antitoxin system AbiEi family antitoxin domain-containing protein encodes MNPHLRALFAAGDGVATIQDIQATLSRREIRRMLRNHQLTKVLPGIYALGTPDKRTLLSALDLHCGEAVVVCMSTAAAVFGFNTESNAVLHVLDPERHRLHPTPWLAVHRRDGAPVIECRGRPVTEPVWTAIEVARSLSRPRALATLDAALSSGTCDRAGLEAAAQAQRGRRGIAAVRKLIALASPLAESPMESEARLAMIDGGLTGFVEQHKMIDRDGREWRVDFAWPEFKLAIEYDGFDYHKSPTDLARDREKDNALREAGWTVLHITADDVRRHPEVMLRRIRQHLVAAAA; translated from the coding sequence ATGAACCCTCATCTGCGGGCGCTGTTCGCCGCTGGCGATGGTGTGGCCACCATCCAGGACATCCAAGCGACGCTGTCCCGCCGCGAGATCCGGCGGATGCTGCGCAATCACCAGCTCACGAAGGTCCTGCCCGGGATCTACGCGCTGGGGACGCCAGATAAGCGCACGCTGCTCAGCGCGCTCGACCTGCATTGCGGGGAGGCCGTCGTCGTCTGCATGTCCACTGCGGCGGCGGTCTTCGGGTTCAACACCGAATCCAACGCTGTGTTGCATGTGCTCGATCCTGAACGGCACCGGCTCCACCCCACGCCCTGGCTCGCCGTCCACCGGCGCGACGGCGCCCCGGTGATCGAGTGCCGCGGTCGCCCGGTCACTGAACCAGTATGGACGGCCATCGAAGTGGCGCGGTCATTGTCGCGGCCACGAGCACTGGCCACCCTCGACGCGGCGCTGAGCAGCGGGACGTGCGACCGCGCCGGGCTGGAAGCCGCCGCCCAAGCGCAGCGCGGACGTCGCGGGATCGCCGCCGTTCGAAAGCTCATCGCGCTGGCAAGCCCGCTGGCCGAATCACCCATGGAGAGCGAGGCGCGGCTGGCCATGATCGACGGCGGGCTCACGGGTTTCGTCGAGCAGCACAAGATGATCGACCGCGACGGCAGGGAATGGCGGGTGGACTTCGCCTGGCCGGAGTTCAAGCTCGCGATCGAGTACGACGGCTTCGACTACCACAAGTCCCCCACAGACCTCGCTCGCGATCGCGAGAAGGACAACGCGCTGCGGGAAGCCGGCTGGACGGTCCTACACATCACCGCCGACGACGTGCGCCGCCACCCCGAGGTGATGCTCCGCCGGATCCGCCAGCATCTGGTGGCCGCAGCTGCGTAG
- a CDS encoding class II fumarate hydratase, whose translation MTDGEYRIEHDTMGEVRVPAKALWRAQTQRAVENFPISGRGLERTQIRALGLLKGACAQVNKDLGLLAPEKADAIISAAAEIADGLHDDQFPIDVFQTGSGTSSNMNTNEVIASICAANGVTVHPNDDVNMSQSSNDTFPTATHIAATEAAVRHLIPALEVLHESLAVKAKQWRTTVKSGRTHLMDAVPVTLGQEFGGYARQVEAGIERVKACLPRLGELAIGGTAVGTGLNAPDGFGPKVVEVLRAETGIAELRPAVDAFEAQAARDGLVEASGALKTIAASLTKIANDVRWMGSGPLTGLGEIQLPDLQPGSSIMPGKVNPVLPEAVTQVAAQVIGNDAAVTVGGLSGAFELNVYIPMMARNVLESFTLLSNVSKLFATKCIDGLVANEDHLRTLAESSPSIVTPLNSAIGYEEAAKVAKEALKEKKTIRQTVIDRGLIGDKLSEEELDRRLDVLAMAKVRDGE comes from the coding sequence ATGACCGACGGCGAATACCGCATCGAGCACGACACCATGGGCGAGGTCCGGGTTCCGGCCAAGGCGCTGTGGCGGGCCCAGACCCAACGCGCCGTGGAGAACTTCCCGATCTCCGGACGCGGCCTGGAGCGCACCCAGATCCGGGCGCTCGGACTGCTCAAGGGCGCCTGCGCACAGGTGAACAAGGACCTCGGCCTGCTGGCCCCGGAGAAGGCGGACGCCATCATCTCCGCGGCCGCCGAGATCGCCGACGGCCTGCACGACGACCAGTTCCCCATCGACGTGTTCCAGACCGGCTCGGGCACCAGCTCGAACATGAACACCAATGAGGTCATCGCCTCGATCTGCGCGGCCAACGGCGTCACGGTGCACCCGAACGACGACGTCAACATGTCGCAGTCCTCGAACGACACCTTCCCCACCGCCACCCACATCGCGGCGACCGAAGCCGCTGTGCGCCACCTGATTCCGGCGCTGGAGGTGCTGCACGAGTCGCTGGCCGTCAAGGCCAAGCAGTGGCGCACCACCGTGAAGTCCGGCCGCACCCACCTGATGGACGCCGTCCCGGTCACCCTCGGGCAGGAGTTCGGCGGCTACGCGCGGCAGGTCGAAGCCGGCATCGAGCGGGTCAAGGCCTGTCTGCCGCGGCTCGGCGAACTGGCCATCGGCGGCACCGCCGTCGGCACCGGCCTGAACGCCCCGGATGGCTTCGGCCCCAAGGTCGTCGAGGTGCTGCGCGCCGAGACCGGCATCGCCGAACTGCGCCCGGCCGTCGACGCCTTCGAGGCTCAGGCGGCCCGCGACGGACTGGTGGAGGCATCCGGGGCGCTGAAGACCATCGCCGCCTCACTGACCAAGATCGCCAACGATGTGCGCTGGATGGGCTCGGGCCCGCTGACCGGCCTCGGTGAGATCCAGCTGCCGGACCTGCAGCCGGGCTCCTCGATCATGCCGGGCAAGGTCAACCCTGTGCTGCCCGAAGCGGTCACCCAGGTCGCCGCACAGGTGATCGGCAACGACGCCGCGGTCACCGTCGGCGGCCTGTCGGGCGCCTTCGAGCTCAACGTCTACATCCCGATGATGGCCCGCAACGTGCTGGAGTCCTTCACGCTGCTGTCGAACGTGTCGAAGTTGTTCGCCACCAAGTGCATTGACGGACTGGTGGCCAACGAGGATCACCTGCGCACGTTGGCCGAGTCCTCGCCGTCCATCGTGACCCCGCTGAACTCCGCGATCGGCTACGAGGAGGCCGCCAAGGTCGCCAAGGAAGCGCTCAAGGAGAAGAAGACCATCCGGCAGACCGTGATCGACCGCGGCCTGATCGGTGACAAGCTCTCCGAGGAGGAATTGGACCGCCGCCTGGACGTGCTGGCCATGGCCAAGGTGCGCGACGGGGAGTAA
- the glpX gene encoding class II fructose-bisphosphatase, with protein MSDSASTSPAPTKRREAPDRNLALELVRVTEAGAMAAGRWVGRGDKEGGDGAAVDAMRQLVNSVSMNGVVVIGEGEKDNAPMLYNGEEVGNGDGPNCDFAVDPVDGTTLMAKGMPNAISVLAVAERGAMFDPSAVFYMNKIAAGPDVADFIDITSPIAANIQRIAKVRKASVSDVTVCVLDRPRHAKLMSEVRAAGARIRLISDGDVAGAISTCRPESGTDLLVGIGGTPEGIIAAAAIRCMGGEIQATLAPTDDEERQRAIDRGHDLDRVLNTKDLVSGENVFFCATGVTDGDLLKGVRFFGGGCTTQSIVMRSKSGTVRMIDAYHRLSKLNEYSAVDFTGDNSAAAPLP; from the coding sequence ATGAGCGACTCGGCGTCCACCTCCCCTGCCCCCACCAAGCGGCGCGAGGCGCCCGACCGCAACCTGGCCCTTGAGCTGGTCCGGGTCACCGAGGCCGGAGCCATGGCCGCCGGCCGCTGGGTCGGCCGCGGCGACAAGGAGGGCGGCGACGGCGCCGCCGTGGACGCCATGCGCCAGCTGGTCAACTCGGTGTCCATGAACGGCGTGGTGGTCATCGGCGAGGGCGAGAAGGACAACGCCCCGATGCTCTACAACGGCGAAGAGGTCGGCAACGGCGACGGCCCGAACTGCGACTTCGCCGTCGACCCGGTCGATGGCACCACCCTGATGGCCAAGGGCATGCCGAACGCCATCTCGGTGCTGGCCGTCGCCGAGCGCGGCGCGATGTTCGACCCGTCGGCGGTGTTCTACATGAACAAGATCGCCGCCGGCCCCGACGTCGCGGACTTCATCGACATCACCTCCCCGATCGCGGCGAACATCCAGCGCATCGCGAAGGTGCGCAAGGCGTCGGTGTCCGACGTGACGGTGTGTGTGCTGGACCGGCCGCGGCACGCCAAGCTGATGTCCGAGGTTCGCGCCGCCGGCGCCCGGATCCGGCTGATCTCCGACGGCGACGTCGCCGGAGCGATCTCCACCTGTCGCCCGGAATCCGGCACCGACCTGCTGGTCGGCATCGGCGGCACCCCGGAGGGCATCATCGCCGCCGCCGCCATCCGCTGTATGGGCGGCGAGATCCAGGCCACCCTGGCGCCGACCGATGATGAGGAGCGCCAGCGCGCCATCGACCGCGGCCACGACCTGGACCGCGTGCTCAACACCAAGGACCTGGTCTCCGGCGAGAACGTCTTCTTCTGCGCGACCGGCGTCACCGACGGCGACCTGCTCAAGGGTGTCCGGTTCTTCGGCGGCGGCTGCACCACGCAATCGATCGTGATGCGCTCCAAGTCCGGCACCGTCCGGATGATCGACGCCTACCACCGGCTGTCCAAGCTCAACGAGTACTCGGCCGTCGACTTCACCGGCGACAACAGCGCTGCGGCGCCGCTGCCCTGA
- a CDS encoding DUF4245 domain-containing protein yields MSTPPQEPSAEDRGADQVRYAEAGPAPKPAKNRLLQDGRDMFWSMAPLVIACIVLAGVMGRCAFQPTGPEPGDVPSYDASAALHDDARIMEFPVRLPKVPDDWQPNSGARDGIDSGTVDPKTGERVRARLSRVGYITPRGVYMSVTQSSADEDKLVASIQPDVFPTGTQDIDGITWIVYQGAGTEEAVWAARLAGPDGAATQVAITGAGNPEEFRTLAKAVQSQPPLPTTR; encoded by the coding sequence GTGAGCACGCCGCCCCAGGAACCGTCCGCGGAGGACCGCGGTGCCGATCAGGTCAGGTACGCCGAGGCCGGCCCGGCGCCCAAACCGGCCAAGAATCGGCTGCTGCAAGACGGCCGGGACATGTTCTGGTCGATGGCGCCGCTGGTCATCGCGTGCATCGTGCTGGCCGGCGTGATGGGACGCTGCGCGTTCCAGCCGACCGGGCCGGAGCCGGGCGACGTGCCCAGCTATGACGCGTCGGCGGCGCTGCACGACGACGCCCGCATCATGGAATTCCCGGTCCGGCTTCCGAAGGTTCCCGACGACTGGCAGCCCAACTCCGGGGCCCGCGACGGCATCGACTCCGGGACCGTCGACCCCAAGACCGGTGAGCGGGTGCGCGCCCGACTGTCGCGGGTCGGCTACATCACCCCCCGCGGGGTCTACATGAGCGTCACCCAGAGTAGCGCCGACGAGGACAAACTCGTCGCCTCGATCCAGCCCGACGTGTTCCCTACCGGCACGCAGGACATCGATGGGATCACCTGGATCGTCTACCAGGGCGCGGGGACCGAGGAAGCGGTGTGGGCCGCCCGCCTCGCCGGACCCGACGGGGCCGCGACGCAGGTCGCGATCACCGGCGCCGGCAACCCGGAGGAGTTCCGCACCCTGGCCAAGGCTGTGCAGAGCCAGCCGCCGTTGCCGACCACCCGCTGA
- a CDS encoding dienelactone hydrolase family protein has product MAETKAQFAGWTCEPFTAGGFTHDVYRKGSGPGVVLIPEMPGIHPGVLELGNHLVANGFTVVMPSLFGTPGAPAVSAGSLMALASGCVTKEFAAFALNKKRPVTDYLRALARDLNEQTPGPGVGVIGMCFTGGFALAAAVDDAVLAPVLSQPSLPIALTLAARRDPGMSELELTEVKRRVDEDGLCALGLRFSEDAMAPRERFTTLKNRLGDAFEVIEINSAPGNPDGINRFAHSVLTDQVVDRPDHPTYQARVRVVEFLRARLSTPTA; this is encoded by the coding sequence ATGGCTGAAACCAAGGCGCAGTTCGCCGGATGGACCTGTGAACCGTTCACCGCGGGCGGGTTCACCCACGATGTCTACCGCAAGGGTTCCGGCCCCGGTGTGGTGCTGATTCCGGAGATGCCCGGCATTCATCCGGGCGTGCTGGAACTGGGCAATCACCTGGTCGCCAACGGTTTCACCGTGGTCATGCCGTCGCTGTTCGGGACCCCGGGAGCTCCGGCGGTCAGCGCCGGCAGCCTGATGGCGCTGGCCAGCGGCTGCGTCACCAAGGAATTCGCCGCGTTCGCGCTCAACAAGAAGCGCCCCGTCACCGACTATCTGCGCGCGCTGGCCCGCGACCTCAACGAGCAGACCCCTGGCCCGGGCGTCGGGGTGATCGGCATGTGTTTCACCGGCGGGTTCGCGCTGGCCGCCGCCGTCGACGACGCGGTGCTCGCCCCGGTGCTTAGCCAACCGTCGCTGCCCATCGCGCTCACGCTGGCTGCCAGGCGCGATCCCGGCATGTCGGAGCTGGAGCTGACCGAGGTGAAGCGGCGGGTCGATGAGGACGGCCTATGTGCGTTGGGGTTGCGTTTCTCCGAGGACGCGATGGCCCCGCGGGAACGGTTCACCACGCTCAAGAATCGCCTCGGCGACGCGTTCGAGGTGATCGAGATCAACTCGGCGCCGGGCAACCCGGACGGCATCAACCGGTTCGCGCATTCGGTGCTGACCGATCAGGTCGTCGACCGGCCCGATCATCCGACTTATCAGGCTCGGGTCCGGGTGGTCGAGTTCCTTCGCGCGCGGCTGTCTACTCCGACGGCTTAG
- a CDS encoding AI-2E family transporter, which translates to MLQTFTGSQRRALAVLTVIALLFGAYFLRSYLVLMAIAAVLAYLFTPNYEWFRRRFNVGISATGTFLTATAMVLVPISLVVTLAVMQIGQMVTGINHWMSNTDLNELGRRVLASVNEALQRVPFMEMQLTPEGVRAAITKVAQHAGEFTLGFAQSSVGSVAMMVTAAVIFLYVFLALLTNGDKVIELFRDLNPLGREVSDLYLAKVGAMVTATVRGQLIIAVCQGVAAAISIYIAGIHSGFFMFVIFLTALSFIPLGAGIVTIPLGIGMALFGNIPGGVFVVLFHILVVTNIDNVLRPFLVPKSAHLHPALMLIAVFAGLQMFGFWGIVLGPVLMIIIVTTINMYRMVYRGVEMDIGVEDADDDPSDKSAGGLWGRAWNWVANKFGLKSDDAADSFADVAPEVEAADANLPDAEPSGVKPSGAKPSSAEPSSPEPSDVAKPSE; encoded by the coding sequence ATGTTGCAGACGTTCACCGGCTCGCAGCGCCGCGCGCTGGCGGTGCTGACCGTCATCGCGTTGTTGTTCGGCGCGTACTTCCTGCGTAGCTACCTGGTGTTGATGGCCATCGCCGCGGTGCTCGCCTACCTGTTCACGCCGAACTACGAATGGTTCCGCCGACGGTTCAATGTGGGCATCTCGGCGACCGGCACGTTTCTCACCGCGACGGCGATGGTGCTGGTGCCGATCTCGCTGGTGGTCACCCTCGCGGTGATGCAGATCGGCCAGATGGTCACCGGCATCAACCACTGGATGTCCAACACCGACCTCAACGAGCTCGGCCGACGCGTGCTGGCCTCGGTGAACGAGGCGCTGCAGCGGGTTCCGTTCATGGAAATGCAGCTCACCCCAGAGGGCGTGCGCGCCGCGATCACCAAGGTGGCTCAGCACGCCGGCGAGTTCACCCTGGGGTTCGCCCAGTCCTCGGTGGGCAGCGTCGCGATGATGGTGACCGCCGCCGTCATCTTCCTGTACGTGTTCCTGGCGCTGCTGACCAACGGCGACAAGGTGATCGAACTGTTCCGCGACCTCAATCCGCTGGGCCGCGAGGTGTCGGATCTGTATCTGGCCAAGGTCGGCGCGATGGTCACCGCGACGGTCCGCGGCCAGTTGATCATCGCGGTCTGCCAGGGTGTCGCCGCGGCCATCTCGATCTATATCGCCGGCATCCACTCCGGCTTCTTCATGTTCGTCATCTTCTTGACGGCGCTGTCGTTCATCCCGCTGGGCGCGGGCATCGTCACCATCCCGCTGGGCATCGGCATGGCGCTGTTCGGCAACATTCCCGGCGGCGTGTTCGTCGTGCTGTTCCACATCCTGGTGGTCACCAACATCGACAATGTGCTGCGGCCGTTCCTGGTCCCCAAGAGCGCGCACCTGCATCCGGCGCTGATGCTGATCGCGGTGTTCGCCGGGCTGCAGATGTTCGGTTTCTGGGGCATCGTGCTCGGGCCGGTGCTGATGATCATCATCGTGACCACCATCAACATGTACCGGATGGTCTACCGCGGGGTGGAGATGGACATCGGCGTCGAGGACGCCGACGACGACCCCTCCGACAAGTCCGCAGGCGGCTTGTGGGGCCGGGCGTGGAACTGGGTGGCCAACAAGTTCGGGTTGAAGTCCGACGACGCTGCGGATTCGTTCGCCGACGTCGCCCCGGAGGTGGAGGCGGCCGACGCCAATCTTCCCGACGCCGAGCCGTCGGGCGTTAAGCCGTCGGGCGCCAAGCCGTCGAGCGCCGAGCCGTCGAGCCCCGAGCCGTCGGACGTGGCTAAGCCGTCGGAGTAG
- a CDS encoding exodeoxyribonuclease VII small subunit gives MANEPTPVSELGYEAARDELIEVVSTLERGGLSLDDSLALWERGEALAKRCDEQLAGARRRVEDTLAGAAEQD, from the coding sequence ATGGCCAATGAGCCCACCCCCGTCAGCGAACTCGGTTACGAGGCCGCCCGCGACGAACTGATCGAGGTGGTCAGCACCCTGGAGCGCGGCGGGCTGAGCCTGGACGACTCGCTGGCGCTGTGGGAGCGCGGCGAGGCGCTGGCCAAGCGGTGCGACGAGCAGTTGGCGGGAGCCCGCCGCCGGGTCGAGGACACTCTGGCAGGCGCCGCCGAGCAGGACTGA
- the xseA gene encoding exodeoxyribonuclease VII large subunit: MSAPAPGSPGQSPENPFPVRAVSTRVAAWIDKLGSVWVEGQIAQLSIRPNTRTAFITLRDPAADMSLTLTCPRELVAGAAVPVTEGARVLVCGKPNFFTGRGTFSLRVNEIRPVGIGELLARIDRLRRLLDAEGLFDPRLKRPLPFLPSVVGLITGRASAAEHDVVAVAGGRWPAVRFEIRNTAVQGPTAVAQIVSALVELDADPAVEVIVLARGGGSVEDLLPFSDETLCRAIAACVTPIVSAVGHEPDNPLCDLVADLRAATPTDAAKRIVPDAAAERALVVDLRRRSVRALRQWVEREQRTLTGLRTRPVLADPLASLSARGEEIGRSRRALRRDITRLIDAESERVGHLSARLSTLGPAATLARGYAVVTAGDRVLRSVADAPAGTSLRIRVNDGSVAARSDGVPQTSENGADHGQ; this comes from the coding sequence GTGAGCGCACCCGCACCGGGCAGTCCGGGCCAGTCTCCGGAGAACCCGTTCCCGGTGCGCGCCGTGTCGACCCGGGTCGCCGCCTGGATCGACAAGCTGGGCAGCGTGTGGGTGGAGGGCCAGATCGCCCAGCTGAGCATCCGCCCCAACACCCGGACCGCGTTCATCACGCTGCGTGATCCGGCGGCGGATATGTCGCTGACGCTGACCTGCCCGCGCGAGCTGGTGGCCGGCGCCGCGGTCCCGGTGACCGAAGGCGCCCGGGTGCTGGTCTGCGGCAAACCTAACTTTTTCACCGGGCGTGGCACATTCTCATTGCGGGTCAACGAGATTCGCCCGGTCGGGATCGGCGAGTTGCTGGCCCGTATCGACCGGTTGCGCCGACTGCTGGACGCCGAGGGTCTGTTCGACCCGCGTCTGAAGCGGCCGCTGCCCTTCCTGCCGTCGGTGGTGGGCCTGATCACCGGGCGCGCCAGCGCCGCCGAACACGACGTCGTCGCGGTCGCCGGCGGCCGCTGGCCGGCGGTGCGCTTCGAGATCCGCAACACCGCGGTGCAGGGTCCGACCGCGGTCGCCCAGATCGTCTCCGCCCTGGTCGAACTCGACGCCGACCCCGCTGTCGAGGTGATCGTGCTGGCCCGCGGCGGCGGCAGCGTCGAGGACCTGCTGCCGTTCTCCGACGAGACGCTGTGCCGGGCGATCGCCGCGTGCGTCACCCCGATCGTCAGCGCCGTCGGCCACGAACCGGACAACCCGCTGTGCGACCTGGTCGCCGACCTGCGCGCCGCCACCCCGACCGACGCGGCCAAACGCATCGTCCCGGACGCCGCCGCCGAACGCGCGCTGGTGGTCGACCTGCGCCGCCGCAGTGTGCGGGCGCTGCGGCAGTGGGTGGAGCGTGAGCAGCGGACACTCACCGGGTTGCGCACCCGCCCGGTGCTGGCCGATCCGCTGGCGTCGCTGTCCGCCCGCGGTGAGGAGATCGGCCGGTCGCGGCGCGCCCTGCGTCGCGACATCACCCGGCTCATCGACGCGGAATCCGAACGGGTGGGCCACCTTTCGGCCCGACTGTCCACCCTCGGGCCGGCCGCGACGCTGGCTCGCGGGTACGCGGTGGTGACCGCGGGAGATCGGGTGCTGCGCTCGGTGGCCGACGCGCCGGCCGGGACGTCGCTGCGGATCCGGGTGAACGACGGGTCGGTCGCGGCCCGCAGCGACGGCGTTCCTCAGACCTCGGAGAACGGAGCAGACCATGGCCAATGA
- a CDS encoding lipid droplet-associated protein, whose translation MSSAPYGVRLLVGVAVTAVDETKKLPQTILMAPMTLASQLAQLVMKLQQDLADFVIRGDATLEALFPPTDEQAEWAVFDEDDSPASAPAEPAEPRTEGRFALYSVSGEDAAAAARAERSATAAPADRTAPPVAVEIDYDELTLAQLRSRLQSLSVDELEQLLNYEEAGKARAPFQTLLANRITRASAK comes from the coding sequence ATGAGTAGCGCACCATATGGCGTTCGACTGCTGGTCGGAGTGGCCGTCACCGCCGTCGACGAGACCAAGAAGCTCCCCCAGACGATCCTGATGGCCCCGATGACCCTGGCCAGCCAGCTGGCGCAGCTGGTCATGAAGCTGCAGCAGGATCTGGCCGATTTCGTCATCCGCGGTGACGCCACCCTGGAGGCGCTGTTCCCGCCCACCGACGAGCAGGCCGAGTGGGCGGTCTTCGACGAGGACGATTCGCCCGCGAGCGCCCCGGCGGAGCCCGCCGAGCCGCGCACCGAGGGCCGCTTCGCGCTGTACTCGGTCTCCGGTGAGGACGCCGCGGCGGCCGCCCGCGCCGAGCGGTCCGCCACCGCCGCGCCCGCCGACCGCACCGCCCCGCCGGTGGCCGTCGAGATCGACTACGACGAGCTGACCCTGGCGCAGCTGCGCTCGCGGCTGCAGTCGCTGAGCGTCGACGAGCTTGAGCAGTTGCTGAACTACGAGGAGGCCGGCAAGGCCCGCGCCCCGTTCCAGACTCTGCTGGCCAACAGGATCACCCGCGCCTCCGCGAAGTGA
- a CDS encoding 4-hydroxy-3-methylbut-2-enyl diphosphate reductase, with protein sequence MPPTVNMGIPGASRAVATPVEGKRVLLAEPRGYCAGVDRAVESVERALEKFGAPVYVRHEIVHNRHVVETLARAGAIFVDECDEVPEGATVVFSAHGVAPTVHEDAAERDLKVIDATCPLVTKVHNEAKRFARDDYDILLIGHEGHEEVVGTAGEAPDHVQVVDNPDAVDNVTVRDENKVIWLSQTTLSVDETMETVRRLREKFPTLQDPPSDDICYATQNRQVAVKAMAPECDLVIVVGSRNSSNSVRLVEVALNAGARTSYLVDYAEDIDPAWLDGVVSIGVTSGASVPEILVRGVLDRLAEYGFNTVQPVTTANETLVFSLPREIRAARR encoded by the coding sequence ATGCCGCCAACTGTGAACATGGGGATTCCCGGCGCCTCGCGGGCGGTGGCCACCCCCGTGGAGGGCAAACGGGTGCTGCTGGCCGAGCCGCGCGGGTACTGCGCCGGGGTGGATCGCGCCGTCGAATCGGTGGAACGGGCGCTGGAGAAGTTCGGCGCGCCTGTCTATGTGCGCCACGAGATCGTGCACAACCGGCACGTGGTGGAGACCCTGGCCCGCGCCGGCGCGATTTTCGTCGACGAGTGCGATGAGGTGCCCGAGGGCGCGACCGTGGTGTTCTCCGCGCACGGCGTCGCGCCGACGGTGCACGAGGACGCCGCCGAGCGTGACCTGAAGGTCATCGACGCGACCTGCCCGCTGGTCACCAAGGTGCACAACGAGGCCAAGCGCTTCGCGCGCGACGACTACGACATCCTGCTGATCGGCCACGAGGGCCACGAGGAGGTCGTCGGCACCGCCGGGGAAGCGCCCGACCACGTGCAGGTCGTCGACAATCCGGACGCCGTCGACAACGTGACCGTCCGCGACGAGAACAAGGTGATCTGGTTGTCCCAGACCACGCTGAGCGTCGACGAAACCATGGAGACGGTGCGTCGACTGCGCGAGAAGTTCCCGACGCTGCAGGATCCGCCGAGCGACGACATCTGCTACGCCACCCAGAACCGGCAGGTCGCGGTCAAGGCGATGGCGCCGGAGTGCGATCTGGTGATCGTGGTGGGCTCGCGCAACTCGTCGAATTCGGTTCGACTGGTCGAGGTGGCGTTGAATGCCGGAGCGCGGACGTCCTACCTGGTCGACTACGCCGAGGACATCGATCCGGCTTGGCTCGACGGGGTGGTCTCCATCGGCGTGACCTCGGGCGCCTCGGTGCCCGAGATCCTGGTCCGCGGGGTGTTGGACCGGCTCGCCGAGTACGGCTTCAACACCGTGCAGCCGGTGACGACCGCCAACGAAACGCTGGTGTTCTCGTTGCCGCGCGAGATCCGCGCCGCCCGCCGCTGA